The following proteins are co-located in the Paraburkholderia phytofirmans PsJN genome:
- a CDS encoding Crp/Fnr family transcriptional regulator, translated as MLTLQSDLHGNHLLGALPSHEWQALAPHLELVHLRTEQLLCDSGQRIHHVYFPTTAIISMLSTMEDGSSVEIAAVGREGMTGVPVLTGGETMPNRVQVQCAGFAYRMSAQALKQQFARSDFLRRLMLLYMHALLTQVAQTAACNRHHALNKQLCRWLLIEVDRVASNDLTVTQQLIADMLGVRREGITEAAGKLHDEGLIHHSRGHIKVLDRKGLEARACECYGLVKREFDRLLPRLRQAETVE; from the coding sequence ATGCTGACACTTCAATCCGATTTGCACGGTAACCATTTGCTCGGCGCATTGCCGTCCCATGAATGGCAGGCGCTGGCTCCCCATCTCGAACTGGTTCATCTGCGCACCGAGCAATTGCTGTGCGACTCCGGTCAGCGCATTCATCACGTCTACTTCCCCACCACCGCGATCATCTCGATGCTCTCGACGATGGAAGACGGCAGCTCGGTGGAAATCGCCGCGGTCGGCCGCGAAGGCATGACCGGCGTGCCGGTGCTCACGGGCGGCGAAACCATGCCGAACCGCGTGCAGGTGCAATGCGCAGGCTTTGCTTACCGTATGAGCGCCCAGGCACTCAAGCAGCAATTTGCCCGCTCCGACTTCCTGCGCCGCCTGATGCTGCTGTACATGCACGCCCTGCTCACGCAAGTCGCGCAAACCGCTGCATGCAATCGCCATCACGCGCTCAACAAGCAACTGTGCCGGTGGCTGCTGATCGAAGTGGACCGCGTGGCCTCGAACGATCTGACCGTCACCCAGCAACTGATCGCCGACATGCTCGGCGTGCGCCGCGAAGGCATCACCGAAGCGGCCGGCAAGTTGCACGACGAAGGCCTGATCCATCACAGCCGCGGCCACATCAAGGTGCTCGACCGTAAAGGACTCGAAGCACGCGCCTGCGAATGCTACGGCCTCGTCAAACGCGAATTCGACCGCCTTCTGCCGCGTCTGCGTCAGGCTGAAACCGTCGAGTAA
- a CDS encoding undecaprenyl-phosphate glucose phosphotransferase: MFRNTARFLDVLFVIAGGLLAHWMRFSTPIALSDTERLLIAFNCVLLLLLFPGFGVYETWRGKPLPAMLARVAAAWLVVVFTALVLAFTLHRMDAVSRLWFGYSTVISGALIIVTKCLVHAVLRMVRRRGMNSRTVAIVGAPGFARTLLAHLEHAPQAGFKPVCVLDTSCHTSFEAAEPYGARLNRLPVLTDLNAFAAKVREDHVNEVWLALPLSEEHTIYRFTRMFRHDFVNLRFIPDVRSLSLFNHALVDVVGLPTLNLSATPFSSPQMWPKLIFDRLFAAAALLALAPVFVALAIGIKLGSPGPVFFRQTRKGVDGQPFAIYKFRSMTVHHEAQGQLTQASRNDARVTKLGGFMRRTSLDELPQFLNVLLGQMSVVGPRPHAVEHDDLYKDQVYGYMHRYRIKPGITGWAQVNGYRGATTKVEKMEARVKFDLFYIHNWSFWFDMKIVFITIFKGFVGRNAF, encoded by the coding sequence ATGTTCAGGAATACTGCGCGATTCCTCGACGTACTCTTCGTGATTGCGGGAGGGCTGCTCGCTCACTGGATGCGGTTCTCGACGCCGATTGCGCTGTCGGACACCGAACGCCTTCTGATTGCCTTTAACTGCGTCCTCCTGCTGTTGCTGTTTCCCGGCTTCGGGGTGTATGAAACCTGGCGCGGCAAACCGCTGCCCGCCATGCTGGCGAGAGTGGCGGCCGCGTGGCTGGTGGTTGTGTTCACCGCGCTTGTATTGGCTTTCACGCTGCATCGCATGGATGCGGTGTCGCGCTTGTGGTTCGGTTACTCGACGGTGATTTCCGGCGCGCTGATCATCGTTACAAAGTGCCTCGTGCACGCGGTGCTGCGCATGGTGCGGCGTCGCGGGATGAATTCCCGCACTGTCGCAATTGTCGGCGCACCGGGTTTTGCGCGCACACTGCTCGCCCATCTCGAACACGCGCCGCAAGCCGGCTTCAAACCGGTCTGCGTGCTCGATACGAGCTGCCACACCAGTTTCGAAGCAGCCGAGCCGTACGGCGCACGTCTGAACCGCCTGCCCGTCCTGACCGATCTGAACGCCTTCGCCGCCAAGGTGCGTGAAGATCACGTGAACGAAGTGTGGCTTGCGTTGCCGCTGTCGGAAGAACATACGATCTACCGCTTCACGCGCATGTTCCGCCATGACTTCGTGAATCTGCGCTTCATTCCCGATGTACGCAGCCTCTCGCTTTTCAATCACGCGCTGGTCGATGTCGTCGGTTTACCGACGCTGAATCTCAGCGCGACGCCCTTCTCGTCGCCGCAGATGTGGCCCAAGCTGATCTTCGACCGGCTGTTCGCGGCGGCTGCGCTGCTCGCGCTCGCGCCGGTCTTCGTGGCGCTCGCGATCGGCATCAAGCTCGGCTCGCCGGGGCCGGTGTTCTTTCGTCAGACGCGCAAGGGCGTGGACGGCCAGCCGTTCGCGATCTACAAGTTCCGTTCGATGACCGTGCATCACGAAGCGCAGGGCCAGCTCACCCAGGCCTCGCGCAACGACGCGCGCGTCACGAAGCTCGGCGGCTTCATGCGCCGCACCAGTCTCGACGAACTGCCGCAGTTTCTCAACGTGTTGCTCGGGCAGATGTCCGTGGTCGGTCCGCGCCCGCATGCGGTCGAACACGACGATCTATACAAGGATCAGGTGTACGGCTATATGCACCGCTACCGGATCAAGCCTGGCATCACCGGCTGGGCGCAGGTCAACGGCTATCGCGGCGCCACCACCAAGGTGGAAAAGATGGAAGCGCGCGTCAAGTTCGATCTCTTCTATATTCATAACTGGTCGTTCTGGTTCGACATGAAGATCGTGTTCATCACGATCTTCAAGGGCTTTGTCGGCCGCAACGCATTCTGA
- the rnr gene encoding ribonuclease R has protein sequence MQREKIIDKPLSKFPYPIPSREEILGVLRTSEAPLAANDIAEALSIKRQEREGFFKRLGAMERDGQIRLDQRNLYQLTHPSNFVAGRVQGHRDGYGFLIRDDGQDDLFLPTAEMQKVMHNDRVLARIVGYDRRGRPEGHIVEVTDRANKRVIGRLLNENGALIVAPEDKRIGHDILIQQNTKKAKVGQVVVVELTDFPSRHSQPLGRVVEVLGDIDDPGMEIEIAVRKYGVPHEFSQAALDEASRLPDEVRPVDARHRIDLRDVPLVTIDGEDARDFDDAVYCEPVQVGRGEGFRLIVAIADVSHYVHPKSGLDADAIERSTSVYFPRRVIPMLPEKLSNGLCSLNPHVDRCVLVCDMIITARGEVKAYQFYPGVMHSAARLTYTEVAAVLKNTKGPEATRRAALLPQLQNLYGVYKSLFAARQKRGAIDFDTTETYIVCNAQGKIEQIIPRTRNDAHKLIEECMLAANVCAADFLKRNKHPGLFRVHAGPTAEKLENLRTFLRGMGLTLAGGDKPHASDYAALMAQIRERPDAQMLQTMLLRSMQQAVYSPDNIGHFGLAYEAYAHFTSPIRRYPDLLTHRAIYAILQGRKYQPEPPQGVELNTALSPRARAMQQADDEKRGRVRGNNVAIWEELGLHCSANERRADEASRDVEAWLKCYFMRDKLGEEYGGMVNGVTSFGIFVQLDSLFIEGLVHVTELGSDYFQYDEIKNELRGERTGIRYRLSDRVRVQVSRVDLDARKIDFRLVRDTPIKPPLVRGPSADKSSGENGGARVRALPPAEGGAPAPGARRKKAAPAQTAAVKEARAARGAAKKHGAATKSAPKPQARKKR, from the coding sequence ATGCAACGAGAAAAAATCATCGATAAGCCCTTGAGCAAATTTCCGTATCCGATTCCAAGCCGCGAGGAGATCCTCGGCGTCCTGCGCACGAGTGAAGCCCCGCTTGCCGCGAACGACATCGCCGAAGCCCTGTCGATCAAGCGCCAGGAGCGCGAAGGATTTTTCAAGCGCCTCGGCGCGATGGAGCGCGACGGCCAGATCCGGCTCGATCAGCGCAATCTCTATCAGCTGACTCATCCGTCGAACTTCGTCGCGGGCCGCGTGCAAGGTCATCGCGACGGCTACGGCTTTCTGATTCGCGACGATGGCCAGGACGATCTGTTCCTGCCCACCGCCGAAATGCAGAAGGTCATGCACAACGACCGCGTGCTCGCGCGCATCGTCGGCTATGACCGGCGCGGCCGTCCGGAAGGGCATATCGTCGAGGTCACGGACCGCGCCAACAAGCGCGTGATCGGCCGCCTGCTCAACGAGAACGGCGCGCTGATCGTGGCGCCCGAAGACAAGCGCATCGGCCACGACATTCTGATCCAGCAGAACACCAAGAAGGCCAAGGTCGGCCAGGTGGTGGTGGTCGAGCTGACCGATTTCCCGAGCCGTCATTCGCAGCCGCTCGGCCGCGTGGTGGAAGTGCTCGGCGATATCGACGACCCCGGCATGGAAATCGAAATCGCGGTGCGCAAGTACGGCGTGCCGCACGAATTCAGCCAGGCCGCGCTCGACGAAGCCTCGCGCCTGCCCGACGAAGTGCGCCCGGTCGACGCGCGCCATCGCATCGATCTGCGCGACGTGCCGCTCGTCACGATCGACGGCGAAGACGCCCGCGACTTCGACGACGCCGTGTACTGCGAGCCGGTCCAGGTCGGCCGCGGCGAGGGCTTCCGTCTCATCGTCGCGATCGCGGACGTCTCGCACTACGTGCACCCGAAGAGCGGGCTCGACGCCGACGCGATCGAACGCAGCACCTCGGTCTATTTCCCGCGCCGCGTGATCCCCATGCTGCCGGAGAAACTGTCGAACGGCTTGTGCTCGCTGAACCCGCACGTCGACCGTTGCGTGCTGGTGTGCGACATGATCATCACCGCGCGCGGCGAAGTGAAGGCGTATCAGTTCTATCCCGGCGTGATGCACTCGGCCGCGCGTCTGACCTACACGGAAGTCGCCGCGGTGCTGAAGAACACCAAGGGCCCGGAGGCCACGCGCCGCGCCGCCTTGCTGCCGCAACTGCAGAATCTGTACGGCGTCTACAAGTCGCTGTTCGCCGCGCGCCAGAAACGCGGCGCGATCGACTTCGATACCACCGAGACGTATATCGTCTGCAATGCGCAGGGCAAGATCGAACAGATCATTCCGCGCACCCGCAACGACGCGCACAAGCTGATCGAGGAATGCATGCTGGCCGCGAACGTCTGCGCGGCCGACTTCCTCAAGCGCAACAAGCATCCGGGGCTGTTCCGCGTGCACGCCGGACCGACCGCGGAAAAGCTCGAGAATCTGCGCACGTTCCTGCGCGGCATGGGCTTGACGCTGGCCGGCGGCGACAAACCGCACGCGAGCGACTACGCGGCATTGATGGCGCAGATCCGCGAACGGCCCGACGCACAGATGCTGCAAACCATGCTGCTGCGCTCCATGCAGCAGGCGGTCTACAGCCCGGACAACATCGGCCACTTCGGTCTCGCGTACGAGGCGTATGCGCACTTCACGAGCCCGATCCGCCGTTATCCCGATCTGCTCACGCACCGCGCGATCTACGCGATTCTGCAGGGCCGCAAGTATCAGCCGGAGCCGCCGCAAGGCGTCGAGCTGAATACGGCGCTCTCGCCGCGCGCGCGCGCCATGCAGCAGGCCGACGACGAAAAACGCGGCCGCGTGCGGGGCAACAACGTGGCCATCTGGGAAGAGCTCGGTCTGCATTGCTCGGCCAACGAACGCCGCGCCGACGAAGCCTCGCGCGACGTCGAAGCCTGGCTCAAGTGCTACTTCATGCGCGACAAGCTCGGCGAAGAGTACGGCGGCATGGTGAACGGCGTGACGTCGTTCGGTATTTTCGTGCAGCTCGATTCGCTCTTTATCGAAGGCCTCGTGCACGTCACCGAACTTGGCTCGGACTACTTCCAGTATGACGAGATCAAGAACGAGTTGCGCGGCGAGCGCACCGGGATTCGTTATCGCCTGTCGGATCGCGTGCGGGTGCAGGTGAGCCGCGTCGATCTGGATGCACGCAAGATCGACTTCCGGCTCGTGCGCGACACGCCGATCAAGCCCCCGCTGGTGCGTGGGCCGTCGGCCGACAAATCGTCCGGTGAAAACGGCGGCGCACGCGTGCGTGCGTTGCCGCCGGCGGAAGGTGGCGCGCCGGCGCCGGGCGCGCGCCGCAAGAAGGCTGCGCCCGCGCAAACCGCGGCGGTCAAGGAAGCACGCGCGGCGCGCGGCGCGGCGAAGAAGCACGGCGCCGCGACCAAATCGGCACCGAAGCCGCAGGCACGCAAGAAGCGCTGA
- a CDS encoding glycosyltransferase has translation MKVAIVHDWLVAPGGAEKALEQIIECFPDADLFSLVDFLADHKPLRGKPVTTSFIQRLPFARRHHRAYLPLMPLAVERLDLSAYDLIITSSPALARGVPVRPDQKLMSFAHSPMRFARDPQHQSLHEADQTRETKSWAAWALFHYLRGWDSHSADGVDRLIANSHFAARRLMKTYRRDAAVIAPPVDVHQFELCTRKEDFYLAASRMVPYERIDLIVKTFNATPHRRLVVISDGSEMATIRAKAGPNVTILGAQPFEVLKDHLQRARAFVCAAEEDFGMAALEAQACGTPVIAFGKGGALETVVPIGEAHPTGVYFERQSVVSMLDALDRFERQRNQITPAACRANAERFSPAVFRRAFMAEVTRTIAAASRRRKAVGAAEVVEGDRVAGFRMLAGRR, from the coding sequence ATGAAAGTGGCGATCGTGCACGACTGGCTGGTCGCGCCGGGCGGCGCGGAGAAGGCGCTCGAGCAGATCATCGAATGCTTTCCCGATGCCGATCTATTCAGTCTCGTCGATTTCCTCGCAGACCATAAGCCGTTACGCGGCAAGCCCGTGACGACTTCATTCATTCAGCGACTGCCGTTCGCGCGACGCCACCATCGCGCTTATTTGCCATTGATGCCGCTTGCCGTCGAACGACTCGATCTGTCCGCCTACGATCTGATTATTACGAGCTCTCCTGCGCTCGCCAGGGGCGTGCCGGTCAGGCCGGATCAGAAGCTTATGAGCTTCGCGCATTCACCGATGCGCTTCGCGAGGGATCCGCAGCATCAGTCGTTGCACGAAGCGGATCAGACGCGTGAGACAAAGTCGTGGGCGGCGTGGGCGTTGTTCCACTATCTGCGCGGCTGGGATTCGCACTCGGCTGACGGCGTCGACCGGTTAATCGCGAACTCGCATTTCGCTGCGCGTCGCCTGATGAAAACTTACCGGCGTGATGCGGCCGTGATTGCGCCGCCCGTCGACGTGCACCAATTCGAACTGTGCACGCGCAAGGAAGATTTTTATCTGGCTGCTTCGCGGATGGTGCCGTACGAGCGCATCGATCTGATCGTCAAAACCTTCAACGCCACACCGCACCGCCGGCTGGTCGTAATCAGCGACGGGTCGGAAATGGCGACGATTCGCGCCAAGGCTGGTCCGAACGTGACGATCCTCGGCGCGCAGCCGTTCGAGGTGCTGAAGGACCATCTGCAACGCGCGCGAGCTTTCGTGTGCGCCGCCGAGGAGGACTTCGGCATGGCCGCGCTCGAAGCGCAGGCATGCGGCACGCCGGTCATCGCATTCGGCAAGGGCGGCGCGCTCGAAACCGTGGTGCCGATCGGCGAGGCGCATCCCACCGGCGTGTACTTTGAGCGCCAGTCGGTGGTGTCGATGCTCGACGCGCTCGATCGGTTCGAGCGTCAGCGCAACCAGATCACGCCGGCGGCCTGCCGCGCGAACGCTGAACGCTTTTCGCCGGCAGTATTCCGACGCGCGTTCATGGCCGAGGTCACGCGGACGATCGCAGCGGCGAGCCGGCGCAGAAAAGCAGTTGGGGCCGCTGAAGTGGTCGAAGGTGACCGCGTCGCCGGTTTCCGCATGTTGGCGGGACGACGCTGA
- a CDS encoding phage holin family protein, which produces MSVRSKITKWRNVSAFCVERATDYGELFGIELEETRQRLVRELSALVVLAVAALFTLSFVCIAVIATAWGTPYFLQVVWGVAGMWLAVSVVALLVVRSQTPGQSLQILQTEIRRDLDTLREALK; this is translated from the coding sequence ATGTCCGTGCGCTCAAAAATCACGAAGTGGCGAAATGTCAGCGCATTCTGCGTCGAGCGAGCTACCGACTACGGCGAACTGTTCGGGATCGAACTCGAGGAAACCCGCCAACGCCTGGTACGCGAACTAAGCGCGCTAGTAGTCCTCGCCGTGGCTGCCCTCTTCACGCTGTCGTTCGTGTGTATCGCGGTCATCGCCACTGCCTGGGGCACCCCTTATTTTCTGCAAGTGGTGTGGGGCGTTGCAGGAATGTGGCTAGCGGTGTCCGTCGTCGCTCTGCTCGTCGTTCGCTCGCAGACGCCCGGACAATCGCTGCAGATCCTCCAGACTGAGATTCGGCGCGATCTCGACACTCTCAGGGAAGCCCTCAAATGA
- a CDS encoding type II toxin-antitoxin system HigB family toxin, with the protein MRVISKKALLDFIKRHPGARSALLTWYSLAQACLAYGYNDLKQTFAGVDYVPPQYTVFDVGGNRFRIVAAIHYNRQSIFVRHVMTHAEYDLWTRKNLNS; encoded by the coding sequence ATGCGGGTCATTTCAAAGAAAGCGTTGCTGGACTTCATAAAGAGACATCCGGGGGCGCGCAGTGCGCTATTGACTTGGTATTCACTGGCGCAGGCATGCCTCGCGTATGGCTATAACGACCTGAAGCAGACGTTCGCCGGTGTGGACTACGTGCCGCCTCAATACACGGTTTTCGACGTGGGCGGCAACCGGTTCCGGATCGTTGCGGCGATTCACTACAACAGGCAGTCGATATTCGTTCGTCATGTAATGACGCATGCGGAATACGACCTTTGGACGAGGAAGAATCTAAACTCATGA
- the rlmB gene encoding 23S rRNA (guanosine(2251)-2'-O)-methyltransferase RlmB, whose product MARLKVLYGFHAVTARMRHDASTVEEVYYDATRKDRRMTEFLHAAKEAGVRLIAADETRLWGLAHTERHQGVVARAGDMPLAQNLAELLDGINGSPLILVLDGVTDPHNLGACLRVADAAGAHAVIAPRDRAVGLNATAAKVASGAADTVPYITVTNLARALRELKDAGVWVVGTAGEATKSLYDTELDGPVALVMGAEGEGMRRLTRDTCDVVMQIPMAGTVESLNVSVASGVCLFEAVRQRSVKK is encoded by the coding sequence ATGGCACGTCTCAAGGTTTTATACGGTTTCCACGCAGTGACCGCACGTATGCGGCATGACGCGTCCACGGTCGAAGAGGTCTATTACGACGCGACGCGCAAAGACCGTCGCATGACCGAGTTCCTGCACGCGGCGAAAGAAGCCGGCGTGCGTCTGATCGCCGCCGACGAAACGCGTCTCTGGGGCCTCGCCCACACCGAGCGTCACCAGGGCGTGGTGGCACGCGCCGGCGACATGCCGCTCGCGCAGAACCTGGCGGAGCTGCTCGACGGCATCAACGGTTCGCCGCTGATTCTGGTGCTCGACGGCGTGACCGATCCGCACAACCTGGGCGCCTGCTTGCGCGTGGCGGATGCCGCCGGCGCGCACGCGGTGATCGCGCCGCGCGATCGCGCGGTGGGGTTGAACGCGACGGCCGCGAAAGTGGCGAGCGGCGCGGCCGACACCGTGCCGTACATCACCGTGACGAACCTGGCGCGCGCGCTGCGCGAGTTGAAGGACGCGGGGGTGTGGGTCGTCGGCACGGCCGGCGAGGCCACCAAGAGCCTCTACGACACGGAACTGGACGGTCCGGTGGCATTGGTGATGGGCGCCGAAGGCGAGGGCATGCGCCGCCTGACGCGCGACACCTGCGACGTGGTGATGCAGATCCCGATGGCGGGCACGGTGGAAAGCCTGAACGTCTCGGTGGCGAGCGGCGTGTGTCTGTTCGAAGCGGTGCGTCAGCGGTCGGTGAAGAAGTAA
- a CDS encoding helix-turn-helix domain-containing protein gives MNADRLPGAFPDIAQTWAALQAQLPITPIRNEQDYQTMVRLANSLSDHLNGNEEDPLSDLFAIVTDLIEIWEAHNVTIPKAEPREVLRHLLETHGLKQKDLIGIASPTVVSDILAGRRAISKKVAKALAVRFHTDVSAFL, from the coding sequence ATGAATGCCGATCGCCTTCCGGGAGCTTTTCCCGACATCGCTCAAACCTGGGCCGCGCTGCAAGCGCAGTTGCCGATCACGCCCATTCGCAACGAGCAGGATTACCAGACCATGGTGCGGCTCGCCAACTCGCTCTCTGATCATCTGAACGGCAACGAAGAGGATCCGCTCTCGGATCTGTTCGCGATCGTGACCGACCTGATCGAAATCTGGGAAGCGCATAACGTGACGATTCCAAAAGCGGAACCCCGCGAGGTCTTGCGGCATCTGCTGGAAACGCATGGACTCAAGCAGAAGGACCTGATAGGTATCGCATCGCCCACGGTGGTGAGCGATATTCTCGCGGGCCGCCGCGCCATCAGCAAGAAGGTGGCGAAAGCGCTGGCCGTGCGTTTTCATACCGACGTCAGCGCGTTTCTGTAA
- the rpiA gene encoding ribose-5-phosphate isomerase RpiA: MTQDELKQLVGQAAADYVNATVPEGAVIGVGTGSTANCFIDALAGNKARYRGAVSSSLATTARLQTHGIKVFDLNEIDSLPVYVDGADEIDRSGAMIKGGGGALTREKIVASVSDVFVCIADASKLVETLGTFPLPIEVVPMARTAIGRRVTALGGVPVVRVTKEGVPFITDNGNEIIDVKGLRISDPRTLETHINAWPGVVTVGLFAARGANLCLLGTDTGVETIEYSKG, encoded by the coding sequence ATGACTCAAGACGAACTCAAGCAACTGGTCGGCCAGGCCGCCGCCGACTACGTGAACGCCACTGTGCCCGAAGGCGCGGTGATCGGCGTCGGCACCGGCTCCACCGCGAACTGTTTCATCGACGCGCTGGCTGGCAACAAGGCGCGCTATCGCGGCGCGGTGTCGAGTTCGCTCGCCACCACCGCGCGCCTGCAAACGCACGGCATCAAGGTGTTCGACCTCAACGAAATCGATTCGCTGCCCGTGTACGTGGACGGCGCCGACGAGATCGACCGCAGCGGCGCGATGATCAAGGGCGGCGGCGGCGCGCTGACGCGCGAAAAGATCGTCGCGTCGGTGTCGGACGTGTTCGTGTGCATCGCCGACGCCAGCAAGCTGGTCGAGACGCTCGGCACTTTCCCGCTGCCGATCGAAGTGGTGCCGATGGCGCGTACCGCGATCGGCCGCCGCGTGACGGCGCTCGGCGGCGTGCCGGTGGTGCGCGTCACGAAAGAAGGCGTGCCGTTCATTACCGACAATGGCAACGAGATCATCGACGTCAAGGGTCTGCGTATCAGCGACCCGCGCACGCTGGAAACGCACATCAACGCATGGCCGGGCGTGGTAACGGTGGGTCTGTTCGCCGCCCGTGGCGCGAACCTGTGCCTGCTCGGCACGGACACCGGCGTCGAGACGATCGAGTACAGCAAGGGCTGA